One Hippocampus zosterae strain Florida chromosome 4, ASM2543408v3, whole genome shotgun sequence genomic window carries:
- the sdr42e1 gene encoding short-chain dehydrogenase/reductase family 42E member 1 isoform X1 has translation MLSFLDVKSHDRAQIFFHIFFTITFLSAMPCLMFLKLPYRLVMGTARSETCLITGGCGYFGYRLAAHLHKNGAKVILFDLIPLKGDMLEGITFVQGDICNYAQVVSAVSGVDCVFHVASYGMSGREQLKRLRIEEVNVGGTRNILDACIQCGVPRLVYTSTFNVVFGGQEIRNGDENLPYLPIDLHPDHYSRTKSIAEMAVLKANGTALKDGSGVLRTCALRPAGIYGPGEQRHLPRIVGYIEKGIFRFVYGKANSLVEFVHVDNLVSAHALAAAALTDQKHHRAAGQAYFISDSRPVNNFEFFRPLVEGLGYPFPTLRLPITLVYFAAFLIETVHRVVAPLYDFQPLLTRTEVYKTGVTHYFSTAKAQSHLGFRPKEYDLDEVVQWFRSRGHVKKWQSSGASRLVVNLLVVAAFMTVLLSFLPVAGS, from the exons ATGCTCAGCTTCCTCGACGTAAAATCGCATGACCgtgctcagattttttttcacatatttttcaCGATCACCTTTTTGTCTGCAATGCCTTGTTTAATGTTCTTAAAATTACCTTACAGGCTCGTGATGGGAACTGCACGCTCTGAAACATGCTTGATAACAGGAGGATGTGGATACTTCGGCTATCG CTTGGCAGCCCACCTGCATAAAAACGGAGCCAAAGTCATCCTGTTTGACCTCATCCCTCTGAAAGGTGACATGCTGGAGGGAATTACGTTTGTCCAAGGAGATATTTGCAACTATGCGCAAGTGGTGAGTGCCGTTTCGGGCGTCGACTGCGTGTTCCACGTAGCGTCCTACGGCATGTCCGGCAGGGAGCAGCTGAAGCGGCTTCGCATTGAAGAGGTGAATGTGGGCGGGACCCGGAACATCTTGGACGCATGCATTCAGTGTGGCGTACCGCGGCTTGTCTACACCAGCACTTTTAACGTGGTCTTTGGAGGGCAGGAGATCCGAAATGGAGACGAGAATCTCCCGTACCTGCCGATCGATCTCCACCCGGACCACTATTCCCGGACTAAGTCCATAGCGGAGATGGCTGTCCTCAAAGCTAACGGAACGGCACTGAAGGACGGTTCCGGGGTGCTGAGGACATGCGCTTTGCGCCCGGCTGGAATCTACGGGCCCGGGGAGCAGCGCCACCTCCCCAGGATTGTGGGGTACATCGAGAAAGGGATCTTTAGGTTCGTTTACGGGAAAGCAAACAGTTTGGTGGAATTTGTCCACGTGGACAATCTAGTGTCGGCGCACGCGCTCGCAGCTGCAGCTCTGACTGACCAGAAGCATCACCGCGCCGCCGGCCAGGCCTACTTTATTTCCGACAGCCGTCCTGTCAACAACTTTGAGTTCTTCAGACCCCTGGTGGAAGGTTTGGGGTACCCTTTTCCAACGCTGCGCCTCCCCATCACCTTGGTTTACTTCGCCGCCTTCCTCATTGAAACAGTCCACCGCGTGGTGGCACCACTCTACGATTTCCAGCCACTACTGACCCGCACTGAGGTCTACAAGACGGGCGTGACGCACTACTTCAGTACGGCCAAGGCCCAGTCCCATCTGGGTTTCCGGCCCAAGGAGTATGACCTGGATgaagtggtccagtggttccgGAGCAGGGGGCATGTGAAGAAATGGCAAAGCTCTGGCGCCAGTCGGCTGGTGGTGAACCTTCTGGTTGTTGCTGCTTTTATGACCGTGTTGCTCTCTTTTTTACCAGTTGCCGGCAGCTGA
- the sdr42e1 gene encoding short-chain dehydrogenase/reductase family 42E member 1 isoform X2 gives MGTARSETCLITGGCGYFGYRLAAHLHKNGAKVILFDLIPLKGDMLEGITFVQGDICNYAQVVSAVSGVDCVFHVASYGMSGREQLKRLRIEEVNVGGTRNILDACIQCGVPRLVYTSTFNVVFGGQEIRNGDENLPYLPIDLHPDHYSRTKSIAEMAVLKANGTALKDGSGVLRTCALRPAGIYGPGEQRHLPRIVGYIEKGIFRFVYGKANSLVEFVHVDNLVSAHALAAAALTDQKHHRAAGQAYFISDSRPVNNFEFFRPLVEGLGYPFPTLRLPITLVYFAAFLIETVHRVVAPLYDFQPLLTRTEVYKTGVTHYFSTAKAQSHLGFRPKEYDLDEVVQWFRSRGHVKKWQSSGASRLVVNLLVVAAFMTVLLSFLPVAGS, from the exons ATGGGAACTGCACGCTCTGAAACATGCTTGATAACAGGAGGATGTGGATACTTCGGCTATCG CTTGGCAGCCCACCTGCATAAAAACGGAGCCAAAGTCATCCTGTTTGACCTCATCCCTCTGAAAGGTGACATGCTGGAGGGAATTACGTTTGTCCAAGGAGATATTTGCAACTATGCGCAAGTGGTGAGTGCCGTTTCGGGCGTCGACTGCGTGTTCCACGTAGCGTCCTACGGCATGTCCGGCAGGGAGCAGCTGAAGCGGCTTCGCATTGAAGAGGTGAATGTGGGCGGGACCCGGAACATCTTGGACGCATGCATTCAGTGTGGCGTACCGCGGCTTGTCTACACCAGCACTTTTAACGTGGTCTTTGGAGGGCAGGAGATCCGAAATGGAGACGAGAATCTCCCGTACCTGCCGATCGATCTCCACCCGGACCACTATTCCCGGACTAAGTCCATAGCGGAGATGGCTGTCCTCAAAGCTAACGGAACGGCACTGAAGGACGGTTCCGGGGTGCTGAGGACATGCGCTTTGCGCCCGGCTGGAATCTACGGGCCCGGGGAGCAGCGCCACCTCCCCAGGATTGTGGGGTACATCGAGAAAGGGATCTTTAGGTTCGTTTACGGGAAAGCAAACAGTTTGGTGGAATTTGTCCACGTGGACAATCTAGTGTCGGCGCACGCGCTCGCAGCTGCAGCTCTGACTGACCAGAAGCATCACCGCGCCGCCGGCCAGGCCTACTTTATTTCCGACAGCCGTCCTGTCAACAACTTTGAGTTCTTCAGACCCCTGGTGGAAGGTTTGGGGTACCCTTTTCCAACGCTGCGCCTCCCCATCACCTTGGTTTACTTCGCCGCCTTCCTCATTGAAACAGTCCACCGCGTGGTGGCACCACTCTACGATTTCCAGCCACTACTGACCCGCACTGAGGTCTACAAGACGGGCGTGACGCACTACTTCAGTACGGCCAAGGCCCAGTCCCATCTGGGTTTCCGGCCCAAGGAGTATGACCTGGATgaagtggtccagtggttccgGAGCAGGGGGCATGTGAAGAAATGGCAAAGCTCTGGCGCCAGTCGGCTGGTGGTGAACCTTCTGGTTGTTGCTGCTTTTATGACCGTGTTGCTCTCTTTTTTACCAGTTGCCGGCAGCTGA
- the LOC127600040 gene encoding arylamine N-acetyltransferase, pineal gland isozyme NAT-10-like encodes MNLEEYFKRIGFQGPHDKADLNTLKLIHKLHIMSIPFENLDMHCGRRIVMDIEVIFDKIVRQGRGGWCMENNLLLYWVLREMGYNVIVLAARVFQRSICDFSPLEGHLINKVVIDGKPYIEDVSFGMSSQLWEPLELVSGKEQVQVPGTFRLIDKGDFWILEKTDRKPEIVNPEFANSNLVNRQLIRNLYCFTLTPRDAGYFIDAAYSLQTNPASLFFNKSICSLQTPAGFRALIGWTYSEVTFQVNRGVDVYYMRDVPSQEIESLLKNKLNIRLPNKLQPVNNQYECTL; translated from the coding sequence ATGAACCTTGAGGAATACTTCAAAAGAATCGGGTTCCAGGGCCCGCATGACAAAGCGGACCTCAACACGCTGAAGTTGATCCACAAGCTGCACATTATGTCCATCCCCTTTGAAAACCTCGACATGCACTGTGGCAGAAGAATCGTCATGGACATAGAAGTCATCTTCGACAAGATAGTTCGTCAGGGCCGTGGTGGCTGGTGTATGGAGAATAACTTGCTGCTGTACTGGGTGCTGAGAGAAATGGGCTACAACGTCATCGTGTTGGCCGCCAGGGTGTTCCAACGCTCCATCTGTGACTTTTCCCCCTTGGAAGGTCACCTCATTAACAAGGTGGTGATTGACGGGAAGCCCTACATCGAAGACGTCAGCTTCGGGATGTCCTCACAACTGTGGGAGCCGCTGGAGCTTGTCTCTGGGAAGGAGCAAGTCCAGGTACCTGGAACCTTCCGTCTCATTGATAAAGGAGACTTCTGGATTCTGGAGAAGACAGACAGGAAGCCGGAGATTGTCAATCCTGAGTTTGCCAATTCCAATCTGGTGAATAGGCAGTTGATTAGGAACTTGTACTGCTTCACTCTGACGCCACGCGACGCCGGATATTTTATAGATGCCGCTTACAGTCTCCAGACGAACCCCGCCTCGCTGTTCTTCAACAAGTCCATCTGCTCGCTGCAAACGCCAGCTGGCTTCAGGGCTCTGATTGGATGGACCTACAGTGAAGTCACTTTCCAGGTTAACCGGGGCGTGGATGTCTATTATATGAGGGACGTGCCCAGTCAGGAGATAGAGAGCCTTTTGAAAAACAAGTTAAACATCCGTTTGCCGAACAAACTACAGCCTGTGAACAACCAATACGAGTGCACActctaa
- the cnep1r1 gene encoding nuclear envelope phosphatase-regulatory subunit 1 codes for MNSLEQAEDLKAFERRLTEYVSCLQPATGRWRMILIVVSVCTATGAWNWLIDPDTQKVSFFSSLWNHPFFTISCITLIALFFAGIHKRVVAPSIIAARCRTVLAEYNMSCDDTGKLILKPRPNIQ; via the exons ATGAACTCATTGGAGCAGGCCGAAG ACCTGAAAGCCTTTGAGAGAAGATTGACAGAATATGTCTCTTGTTTACAACCTGCAACAGGCAGGTGGAGAA tGATTTTGATCGTGGTGTCAGTCTGCACAGCCACAGGCGCTTGGAACTGGTTAATCGACCCAGATACACAGAAG GTGTCTTTCTTTTCATCGCTGTGGAATCATCCCTTTTTCACCATCAGCTGTATCACGCTCATCGCACTCTTCTTTGCCGGGATACACAAGCGAGTGGTGGCACCGTCGAT TATAGCTGCAAGGTGTCGGACAGTTTTAGCGGAATACAATATGTCCTGTGATGAT ACGGGAAAGCTTATACTAAAACCACGGCCGAACATCCAGTAA